One window from the genome of Bacillus weihaiensis encodes:
- the trpB gene encoding tryptophan synthase subunit beta, with protein sequence MEKNTLEKGYFGEFGGSFVPPDLKNVLDILDENFEKYKNDPEFVKEFHYYMKEYIGRENPLTYAENLTKQVGGAKIYLKREDLNHTGAHKINNAIGQILLAKRMGATRIIAETGAGQHGVATATACAIVGGMDCTVYMGKLDTERQALNVFRMELLGAKVVPVEKGQGRLKDAVDEALNDLVENYENTFYLLGSAVGPHPFPTMVKHFQSIISEESKKQILEKEGKLPKAVVACAGGGSNAIGAFAHYLDEKDVRLVGVEPAEAPSISEGTPAVIHGFKCLTLLDENGDPKPTYSIAAGLDYPGIGPEHSFLKTSNRAEYVTIAGQEALEAFQVLSKVEGIIPALESAHAVAHAMKLAKELDQDDSLIVNLSGRGDKDVEQVYKMLKA encoded by the coding sequence ATGGAAAAGAATACGTTAGAAAAAGGGTATTTTGGAGAGTTCGGAGGTAGCTTTGTTCCGCCGGACTTAAAAAATGTTTTGGACATTTTAGATGAAAACTTTGAAAAATACAAAAATGACCCAGAGTTTGTAAAAGAATTTCATTATTATATGAAAGAGTATATCGGGAGAGAGAACCCACTTACATATGCTGAAAACTTAACGAAACAGGTGGGTGGTGCAAAAATCTATCTTAAGCGTGAAGATTTAAACCACACAGGAGCACATAAAATTAATAATGCAATTGGTCAAATTTTACTTGCAAAACGAATGGGTGCTACGCGAATTATTGCTGAAACAGGAGCAGGGCAGCATGGTGTAGCTACGGCAACAGCTTGTGCGATTGTTGGCGGAATGGATTGCACGGTTTATATGGGGAAATTAGATACTGAAAGGCAAGCATTGAATGTGTTTCGTATGGAGTTGTTAGGGGCAAAGGTAGTCCCGGTTGAAAAAGGTCAAGGACGTTTAAAGGATGCCGTGGATGAAGCGTTAAATGACTTAGTAGAGAATTATGAAAATACGTTTTATCTTTTAGGATCTGCCGTAGGACCTCATCCGTTTCCAACGATGGTCAAACACTTTCAATCAATCATAAGTGAAGAATCGAAAAAACAAATTCTAGAGAAAGAAGGCAAATTACCAAAGGCAGTTGTTGCTTGTGCTGGTGGAGGTAGTAATGCAATTGGTGCTTTCGCTCATTATCTTGATGAAAAAGATGTAAGACTTGTGGGAGTTGAGCCAGCTGAAGCGCCGTCCATTTCAGAAGGGACTCCAGCAGTTATTCATGGTTTTAAATGCTTAACATTATTAGATGAAAATGGAGATCCGAAGCCTACTTATTCTATTGCAGCGGGACTTGATTACCCTGGGATTGGCCCAGAGCATAGCTTTTTGAAAACAAGTAATCGAGCTGAATATGTGACGATTGCTGGTCAAGAAGCATTAGAAGCTTTTCAAGTATTGTCCAAAGTAGAAGGGATTATCCCAGCTTTAGAAAGTGCCCATGCAGTTGCACATGCTATGAAGCTAGCAAAAGAGCTAGATCAAGATGATTCCTTGATTGTAAATCTTTCAGGACGAGGAGATAAAGACGTCGAGCAAGTATATAAAATGCTAAAAGCATAA
- a CDS encoding manganese-dependent inorganic pyrophosphatase — MEKVLIFGHKNPDTDTICSAIAYADLKNKLGQPAEPVRLGEVSGETQFALDTFKKEAPRFVEKVAGEASGVILVDHNERQQSADDINEVRVLEVIDHHRIANFETSDPLYYRAEPVGCTATILNKMYKEKGVAIDQDIAGLMLSAIISDSLLFKSPTCTQEDIDAAKELADIAGVNAEEYGLEMLKAGADLSDKTVEQLISLDAKEFQMGSSKVEIAQVNAVDTNDVLGNKAEVEAALTKVVNEKGLDLFLFVVTDILTNDSVALAIGKETAKVEQAFDVTLDNNQATLKGVVSRKKQIVPVLTEAFSK, encoded by the coding sequence ATGGAAAAAGTACTTATTTTCGGTCATAAAAATCCTGATACAGACACAATTTGTTCTGCAATTGCTTATGCGGATCTAAAGAATAAGCTAGGACAACCTGCTGAACCTGTTCGGTTAGGTGAGGTTAGTGGCGAGACTCAATTTGCTCTTGATACTTTTAAAAAAGAAGCACCACGATTCGTAGAAAAAGTTGCTGGAGAGGCTAGTGGCGTTATTTTAGTAGACCATAATGAACGTCAACAAAGTGCTGATGATATTAATGAGGTTCGTGTTCTTGAAGTCATTGATCATCATCGTATCGCTAATTTTGAAACGAGTGATCCCCTGTACTATCGTGCAGAGCCGGTTGGCTGTACTGCAACAATTTTAAATAAGATGTATAAAGAGAAAGGCGTAGCTATTGATCAGGATATAGCAGGATTAATGCTATCGGCGATCATCTCTGATTCACTTTTATTTAAATCTCCTACTTGTACACAAGAGGATATAGATGCTGCAAAGGAATTAGCTGATATTGCTGGTGTTAATGCAGAAGAATATGGCTTAGAGATGCTTAAAGCTGGTGCTGATTTAAGCGATAAAACAGTTGAACAATTAATCTCCCTTGATGCGAAAGAATTCCAGATGGGTTCAAGTAAAGTGGAAATTGCCCAAGTAAATGCCGTTGATACAAATGATGTGTTAGGGAACAAAGCTGAGGTGGAAGCGGCATTAACTAAGGTTGTTAATGAGAAAGGCTTAGACCTATTCTTATTCGTCGTAACAGATATCTTAACAAACGATTCAGTTGCTCTAGCAATTGGTAAGGAAACAGCTAAAGTGGAGCAAGCTTTTGATGTGACTCTTGATAACAACCAAGCGACACTAAAAGGTGTAGTTTCTCGTAAGAAGCAAATCGTTCCTGTTTTAACAGAAGCTTTCTCTAAATAA
- a CDS encoding 50S ribosomal protein L11 methyltransferase: MLHEFKIDVPYKVVDQLTDQLNAVGIYHLYYESPIEIIKVQNGYGYEEKEEQEVELKIYASDIEVENLPEAYFSLITETLSISKDDIVHSAQDETDWEQSYDFNDIDLGNNWMIQYPSSTENYENKNVLKFDPLAAFGTGLHETTQGCLRMILEKEFKGKTVLDLGTGSGMLAIAASLKGASKVVAVDYEDVARELLHNAELNSVVNDLQVVQADLITGEYKITDHYDYIFINIGANETMSIIDRHQLLHFSNEFIISGLVEWHIDQLIEKFQVEGFSIKEKTQTNEWVTIHFTKA; this comes from the coding sequence ATGTTACATGAATTTAAGATAGATGTACCTTATAAAGTAGTTGATCAGCTAACAGATCAGTTGAATGCAGTTGGTATTTATCATCTTTATTACGAATCACCAATTGAAATTATTAAAGTTCAAAATGGATACGGATATGAAGAGAAGGAAGAACAAGAGGTTGAATTAAAGATCTACGCAAGTGATATAGAAGTCGAGAATCTTCCTGAAGCTTATTTTTCCCTTATCACTGAAACACTCTCCATCTCAAAGGATGATATTGTTCACTCTGCTCAAGATGAGACGGACTGGGAGCAATCCTATGATTTTAACGACATTGATTTAGGGAATAATTGGATGATTCAATATCCTTCTTCAACGGAAAACTACGAAAATAAAAATGTGTTGAAGTTTGATCCTCTTGCTGCTTTTGGTACAGGATTACATGAAACGACACAGGGTTGTTTACGAATGATTCTTGAAAAAGAATTTAAAGGGAAAACCGTATTAGATTTAGGAACTGGGTCAGGTATGCTTGCTATTGCAGCTTCTCTTAAGGGAGCAAGCAAAGTGGTAGCTGTGGATTATGAGGATGTGGCAAGAGAGCTATTGCATAACGCAGAATTGAATTCAGTAGTGAATGATCTTCAAGTTGTACAAGCAGATCTTATTACTGGAGAATATAAAATTACAGATCATTATGACTATATTTTCATTAATATCGGTGCAAATGAAACAATGAGTATTATTGATCGACATCAGCTTTTACACTTTAGTAATGAATTTATCATCTCTGGTCTTGTTGAATGGCACATTGATCAGCTTATTGAGAAGTTTCAGGTAGAAGGATTTTCAATTAAGGAAAAAACACAAACAAATGAATGGGTAACAATTCACTTTACAAAAGCGTAA
- a CDS encoding COG2426 family protein, translating to MKEKLEEFIVQSLDFLPAELVVIIVSALPILELRGGLPLGYLHYDFSLMKASLLSILGNVLPIIPVLFLFQPLSKWLTRFKWYKRMYDWLYTRTMKKSSSVEKYGAIGLMLFTALPLPTTGAYSACVAAIIFGIRFKYAFLSITAGVLVAAFIVAIGLASFSLF from the coding sequence GTGAAGGAAAAACTAGAAGAGTTTATTGTTCAGAGCTTAGATTTTTTACCTGCTGAACTTGTGGTGATTATTGTTTCAGCACTGCCAATACTAGAATTACGTGGTGGGCTACCGCTAGGGTATTTGCATTATGATTTTTCCTTAATGAAAGCTTCATTATTGAGTATTCTAGGCAATGTCTTACCGATTATTCCCGTATTATTTTTATTTCAGCCTTTAAGTAAATGGCTTACACGATTCAAATGGTATAAAAGAATGTATGATTGGCTTTATACTCGAACGATGAAGAAAAGTAGTAGTGTAGAAAAGTATGGAGCGATTGGACTTATGCTATTTACGGCTCTGCCACTTCCAACAACAGGTGCTTATAGTGCTTGTGTAGCAGCCATTATTTTTGGCATTCGTTTTAAATATGCGTTCCTTTCAATCACAGCTGGAGTTCTTGTGGCAGCTTTCATTGTAGCAATTGGTCTCGCATCCTTTTCGCTATTTTAA